From the genome of Hydrogenovibrio kuenenii DSM 12350:
CGCGCGTCCTATTTGAGCATAGTCACCAGTTAACGGAAGTAAAACAACAACTTCTTTAGGATTAAAAACATAGTCTAACTTATCAGACTCCTCTACCTTGTCAGATGATGTCTGTTGAAGATAAGCTTCCAATCTTTGAATACGCAATTGCATCACAGGTGACAGCAAACTTTTATCAACAGCTTTTAATGAATCAAGATAGGCTTTGACATGAGTTGGCTCACCATTCTTTCTTGATAGCTCAGCTTTCAATAATAAAATTTCAGCATCAATGCTTTTGATTTGACGATCTAAAGGCTGTTTAGGCTGAGACGACTCGTCATGACCATCAGAGTCCTGCTGCTTTGAAACAATTGATTTTAAATCTGCATTGGAAGTTGATGGTGTTTCAGATTCAATACCTGGTACAAGATGACCAGTATCGCTATAAATACGAACTTGAGGGTTGGCAAAAGTTGCCGCTGAGAAAAAAATAGCTACCATATAACCCAACCATCTTATAGTTAAGTTATATGGCCTAGAAGGCTTTATGCTGTATGCCTTTTCATTTTCAAATAACACCAATACTCTTCACTCGTTATTTGTTTAATGACTTAGAAACAATCTCAAAAACGTCTTTTGACAACTGAGAACTGTTCATTAACCTTTCTAGCTGAGCTTTCATCATTGTCTGGCGTTTCATATCGTATAACTTCCATTGCGTAAAGGGCGCCACAATTCTAGCTGCAACTTGTGGATTGATCTTATCCAGCTTCAGCACTTCTGATGCCAAAAATTCATAACCTTCACCTGAAACATGATGAAACCCTCTCATATTCAAACGTCCAAAAACCCCTAATACGCTTCTGACTCGGTTAGGGTTAGTATAATGAAAATCAGGGTGTTCTACTAAACGCTTAACCTGCTCTACTGCTTTATCCGATTGATCAGACGCCTGAAGCATAAACCACTTATCCAACACCAAATCATCTGTTTGCCATTGATTATAAAAATCTGCCAGGCTGGCTTCTTTCTGATTTGTGTTATAAGGCTTCATCGCATCTAATGCAGCAAACACATCCGTCATATTTGATTGAAGACTAAATTGACGATATACAAGCTCTTCTTGCTCGTGCAATTTCGCCAAATAATTCAAGCAACGATTTTTTAACATTCTGCTCGCAATGGCTTCCTTACCATAATGATAAACTTCAGGCTGCCCCATCTTTTCATATAGTGCTCGAAGTACACTTTCAAAAGATTCTGCTATTGATTTTTTCATATAATCATAAACAGCAACAACACTATCTGTATCGATCAACAACCCTTTATTAGATAAAGTTTCGAGCAAATAACTTTCGTCAGGCAACGTAATGGCAAGTGATTTCAATGCCAAATCAAGCGATTCATCCAATAAATTGGCTTCGAGTGCTTTTACATAAGCATCCGACAAATGCATCGGTAGTCCATTACCCGCAACTTCAACATTATCTACCAGATTCTCCAATGCTAATGTTTGAATAGACTCCCAACGAACAAAACTGTCTGAGTCATAACAAGCTAAGGCTACCAACTCATCTTTTGTGCATTCATAATCCACTAGGACTGGTGCCGAAAAGCCTCTAAACAAAGACAAATACCCATCTTGCTCTATATTGTGCAATACCAAGGTTTCGCTAAGCTCAGAAAACTCAAACAACCATCCAGCATCAGCTGGATAACAACGCACTTTATCGGCCTCATCAACAGAAAAAAGCAACTCTTTCCCTTGTTGACTCGAATCTGCTGACAATACATTGAACACAACTGGTATTAACAAAGGGTGGTGGTGCTTCCCATTAACCGTTTGATCAAAGGTAAGTGAAAGTGTTTTACTTTCACTATCATAATGTTTTGAAATGGTTACTTTTGGCGTGCCTGATTGAATATACCATTGGTGCATCTGAGATAAATCACGTTGATTCGCATCGGCCATCGCATTACGGAAATCCTCTACCGTTACTGCTTGACCATCAAAACGATTAAAGTACAAGACCATCCCTTTTCTAAAGCCATCTTTGCCAAGGAGAGTCTGATAAAGACGAACGACTTCAGCGCCTTTTTCATAGACAGTCATAGTGTAAAAGTTATTCATTTCTATATAAGACTGTGGCTGAATGGGGTGTGACATGGGCCCAGCATCTTCTGGAAACTGAACGCTACGTAACCGTTTAACATCTTCAATTCGCTTTACGGCTGGAGACAACATGTCAGCGGTAAATTCTTGATCTCGAAAAACCGTTAAACCTTCTTTTAAAGTTAACTGAAACCAATCACGACAAGTTACTCGATTTCCTGTCCAGTTATGAAAATACTCATGCGCTATAACTGACTCAATTCCTTCAAAATCAACATCTGTTGCCGTTTCTGGTTTTGCCAGCACAAACTTGGAGTTAAAAACATTCAGGCCTTTATTTTCCATTGCGCCCATATTAAAGTCGTCAACCGCGACAATCATATAAACATCCAAGTCATAAATTAGACCAAAGCGGTCTTCATCCCATTTCATCGATTTTTTCAGTGATGCCATTGCATGGTCACATTTATCCAAATTTTTAGCTTGTACATAAAGCCGCAAATCAACTCTACGCCCATCTTTTGTTTCAAAATGGTCTTCGACAACTTCTAAATTACCCGCCACCAACGCAAACAAATAACAAGGCTTTTTATGAGGATCCTCCCAAGTAGCGAAATGTCTACCATCTTCTAGATCCCCAAATTCAACTAAATTGCCATTAGACAGTAAAACCTTATTCTCATGTGGATAAGCAATGATCTTCGTTGTGAAATAACTCAAACAATCTGGACGGTCTAAATAATAGGTAATGTTTCTAAAGCCCTCAGCCTCACATTGCGTGCAATAATTACCACTTGAACGATATAAACCTTCTAAACGTGTATTAGATTCAGGGTCAACTTTTGTCCGAACAACCAACTCAAAACTTTCTTCAGGACAATTCAACACCAACGCATGAGCAGACAACTGATAATCACTAGGCTTAAGTTCTTTTCCATCCTTCTCTACAGAAAGCAACTCTAGGTGTTCACCATCAAGTTTCAGAAGTGTGCTCTCAGACTGACGAACAAATTTCATTCTATTCGTAACCAGCGTTTCCGACGCATTAAGTTCAAACGTCAAATCAACTGAGTCGATCTTAAAATCTAAAGGCAAATAGTCTTTTAAAAATATTTCTTTGGGTTGTTCGCTTGGCATCATGACAATAAATTACTCATTTTAAATCTTACAAAAAAAAAGCCTCTCTACTGCCACGCAGTAGAAAGGCTTTTATCAAGCTTAAGCTTATATTCAATTAATATGAAAAAACAGCTCTACGATTTTTTGACCATGCTGCTTCAGTATGACCTGGATCAATAGGGTTTTCTTCACCATAACTAATCACATTAATACGGCTAGGACTAACACCCTGTGCAATTAATGCATTCTTAACAGCATCAGCACGTCTTTCACCAAGCGCTAAGTTATATTCCGGCGTACCACGTTCATCACAATATCCTTTAATAGTAACCTTAGCGTTAGTATCTAAAGACATATAATCAGCATTCATTTTAATAATGTCATAGAACTCAGGCTTGATTTCTGAACGATCGAAATCAAAGTGAACCATTTGACCTTGCAAAGCTGCTAATAGCTGAGAAGCAGTTTTACCGTCAACAGTAGGCTCAGCAGATGCTTCTTGAGCTGCCCCACCAGTTGCTTGATCTTGACCAGATGCGGCTGCACCATCGCCAGACGCTGTTGTTGCATTTGATTGAGCCGCTGACTCATCTTTAGAAGGTGTAGAAGAACACCCTACCAAAGTTAAGCCTAAAAATGCTACCAAAAACAATTGTTTAAGTGATGATACAGACATTGATCTTCCTCTCTAGAATTTGAATAAAACGCGCTAATACTATAGGTATTAGCTATCTTACCCAAAAAACAATGGGTTTAACAAGAAATTACTTACAAATTTAAGACTTTCTTGCTAAACAAAAGGAAAATTCTTTATTTTTTGCTTCCGTAGTTCTCGTAACTAGGATTACTTCCAGAAATATCAGCATTGGATACATCACCGGAAGATGGGCCATAAATCACATGTTTTTGCTGTGAATCAGCTGATGCTGGTTTGGTTTGTGCATTTGAACAACCAACCAAAGACGCGGTTAAAAACAAAGAAGCCAAACTCACTTTTAGAATAGAACGTAACATAAAACAATCTCCTTATTGTTAAGCAATGATAAAAAGCAGTTTTATGTTAACGCCACCCAGAACAGGTAACATTAAGATAAGTTCAATAAAATCTTGAGAAACTCTGTGACAAAGAAGTACCTACTCCGTGCAGATGGTGCCATCTTCACCTGCAAACTCTTTTAAACGAGCTTCATCTAATATACTGATTTCTTTCTTTTTCCAGCTGAGCACATTCAAATTATTAAGTTTTGCCAAGATTCTAGATACCGTTTCCGGTGTCAAATTCAAATAACTTGCGACATCTCTATGCAAAATATTTAAACGGAATCTCGTGTGTAAGTAGCCACGAGATTGGTATTTTAATGACATTGACCAAATAAAATAGGCCAAACGTTGCTCGGCAGTTTTTTGCGTTAAAAGAGACGTATACATTCTTGTACCGACTATTTCTTGACTCATCAAATTGAAAATTTGAACATAAAGATTCGGCACTTGTGTCGCTAGGCTCGAAAGCTGGTCATAAGGAATTTCACAAACTGTAGTGACATCAAGCGCAACTGCATAGAATTGATAATCTTGATAAGCAATAGAGTCCATACCGACAATATCACCAGGCAAGTAAAAACCATGAATTACTTCAATATTGTTATGGTCGTATGAAAACAACTTAATCGCACCCGCCCTAACAGCAAACAGCGATGTAAATTTTTCACCCGCTTTAAACAGATACTCTCCCTTAGTAAGGGATGGCTTGCGATTAACCAATTCGTCTAATTGAGACAGATCAGTATCGTGCAACCCATTAGCAAAACAGATTTTCTGCAATCCACAGTTTGCACAACTCGCAGTGTAATGTATGGCAATATTTCCCATATACAAAATTCTTAACCTAAATCAACTTTTAAATTTTTTGCTATTTTAACAAAATACTCATTCCCCACATTATTAATTACACAAAACATCATTAGCATAAAAGTAAGAAGGTATTTAGTAACAATTGAGTTTATTTTTGTGCACCATTTTTGCAGCAATAAAACTTAATTTTCACATCAAAAAATTTAATACAAAAATACATTTCTTCAACATTTTTTAGCCTTTAAATTTTTAGTGATTAATTTTTAATCACTTTAAAAAAGATTAACTATTTTTAGGCACTTACCTCTAGGTTGCATTATTTTAACCACAAAGTTATCCACAGCTTCTGTGGATTAACTTTTTACTGCAATTAATAGAATAACCCCTAATACAAACAAGGTAAATACATTTAATTTCAACAACTTATAGTTTTTTTCTAGAATACAATAGCAATAAAAAAACTAATTTTTAAATTCTGCTGTCAAGATTTTTTTTAAATTTATTCACCGCTTCGTTTTGGTGCGCAATCTCGTTCGTAAAAATTCGGTTTATGTTAAAATTCGTGCCAATTTGAAAGTTTCTGAGGTAGTTATGGCTAAAATTTTAGGGATCGGCAATGCAATCCTAGACGTCATCTTGACGACATCGCATTACCCAAAGGAAGATGAGGAGCTTCGTGCTGAAAATCGTCAGTTCCAAGTTGGTGGAAATGTTTGCAATTCACTTTATGTCTTAAGTCAACTCGGACACGAAGCTACCATTGCAACCACTATCGCGAGTGACGATGCTTCAAAACAGCTTTTGAACGGTCTAAAGACCCGACAAATCAATACTGAGCATACTCAACGCTTCATTCAAGGACAGACCCCTACATCTTACGTTATCCTCAACCAAGAAACAGGTAGTCGAACCATTACTCACTTTCGGGATTTACCAGAACTAAGCTTTGACTTCTTTGCAAAAATTGAAGTTGAAGACTATGACTGGCTTCATTTTGAAGGACGTAATTTAGAACACTTATCGGGCATGATGAATATTGCCAAGACATTTTTGACACACCAGCCGATTTCTCTTGAAGTAGAAAAAGCTCGCGATGGTATTGAAGAACTTTTCCCGCAAGCCAATCTATTGATTTTTTCACACCACTATGCCCGGCAAAAAGGCTACAGCGATGCCTCTGCTTTATTGAAAGCAATTAAGTCACAAGCGCCAAACAGTCACTTAGTATGTACTTGGGGGAAAGAAGGTGCTTGGTTCTGCACTGCCGGCGGTGAAATTATGCACCAACCCATTCATGAAATTCCACAAACGATTGATACACTTGGAGCTGGTGACACGTTTAATGCGGCACTCATTAACGCGCTGATTCAAAAACATGACCTAGCCAGTGCTGTTAATGAAGCATCCAAACTTGCTGCCAGAAAGTGCCAACAAATTGGCTTTAACAACCTATTAACAGAAATCAAAGAAAAACAACCTCTTGCAAACGTTAATCAAGTGAACAATTCAAAAGTGCTTATCGTACCTTGTGCGGACTTACCCCACTCTGTCATTTTGATTAAGCATGAGGATCAAGTAAAAGCCTACCAAAACAACTGTCCTCATCAGGATGTGCCTTTAAACGAAGCTTATAAAGTTGATGTTAATCCGTTTGAAAAGACCATGAAGT
Proteins encoded in this window:
- the pepN gene encoding aminopeptidase N, which produces MMPSEQPKEIFLKDYLPLDFKIDSVDLTFELNASETLVTNRMKFVRQSESTLLKLDGEHLELLSVEKDGKELKPSDYQLSAHALVLNCPEESFELVVRTKVDPESNTRLEGLYRSSGNYCTQCEAEGFRNITYYLDRPDCLSYFTTKIIAYPHENKVLLSNGNLVEFGDLEDGRHFATWEDPHKKPCYLFALVAGNLEVVEDHFETKDGRRVDLRLYVQAKNLDKCDHAMASLKKSMKWDEDRFGLIYDLDVYMIVAVDDFNMGAMENKGLNVFNSKFVLAKPETATDVDFEGIESVIAHEYFHNWTGNRVTCRDWFQLTLKEGLTVFRDQEFTADMLSPAVKRIEDVKRLRSVQFPEDAGPMSHPIQPQSYIEMNNFYTMTVYEKGAEVVRLYQTLLGKDGFRKGMVLYFNRFDGQAVTVEDFRNAMADANQRDLSQMHQWYIQSGTPKVTISKHYDSESKTLSLTFDQTVNGKHHHPLLIPVVFNVLSADSSQQGKELLFSVDEADKVRCYPADAGWLFEFSELSETLVLHNIEQDGYLSLFRGFSAPVLVDYECTKDELVALACYDSDSFVRWESIQTLALENLVDNVEVAGNGLPMHLSDAYVKALEANLLDESLDLALKSLAITLPDESYLLETLSNKGLLIDTDSVVAVYDYMKKSIAESFESVLRALYEKMGQPEVYHYGKEAIASRMLKNRCLNYLAKLHEQEELVYRQFSLQSNMTDVFAALDAMKPYNTNQKEASLADFYNQWQTDDLVLDKWFMLQASDQSDKAVEQVKRLVEHPDFHYTNPNRVRSVLGVFGRLNMRGFHHVSGEGYEFLASEVLKLDKINPQVAARIVAPFTQWKLYDMKRQTMMKAQLERLMNSSQLSKDVFEIVSKSLNK
- the pal gene encoding peptidoglycan-associated lipoprotein Pal translates to MSVSSLKQLFLVAFLGLTLVGCSSTPSKDESAAQSNATTASGDGAAASGQDQATGGAAQEASAEPTVDGKTASQLLAALQGQMVHFDFDRSEIKPEFYDIIKMNADYMSLDTNAKVTIKGYCDERGTPEYNLALGERRADAVKNALIAQGVSPSRINVISYGEENPIDPGHTEAAWSKNRRAVFSY
- a CDS encoding helix-turn-helix domain-containing protein; this translates as MGNIAIHYTASCANCGLQKICFANGLHDTDLSQLDELVNRKPSLTKGEYLFKAGEKFTSLFAVRAGAIKLFSYDHNNIEVIHGFYLPGDIVGMDSIAYQDYQFYAVALDVTTVCEIPYDQLSSLATQVPNLYVQIFNLMSQEIVGTRMYTSLLTQKTAEQRLAYFIWSMSLKYQSRGYLHTRFRLNILHRDVASYLNLTPETVSRILAKLNNLNVLSWKKKEISILDEARLKEFAGEDGTICTE
- a CDS encoding PfkB family carbohydrate kinase yields the protein MAKILGIGNAILDVILTTSHYPKEDEELRAENRQFQVGGNVCNSLYVLSQLGHEATIATTIASDDASKQLLNGLKTRQINTEHTQRFIQGQTPTSYVILNQETGSRTITHFRDLPELSFDFFAKIEVEDYDWLHFEGRNLEHLSGMMNIAKTFLTHQPISLEVEKARDGIEELFPQANLLIFSHHYARQKGYSDASALLKAIKSQAPNSHLVCTWGKEGAWFCTAGGEIMHQPIHEIPQTIDTLGAGDTFNAALINALIQKHDLASAVNEASKLAARKCQQIGFNNLLTEIKEKQPLANVNQVNNSKVLIVPCADLPHSVILIKHEDQVKAYQNNCPHQDVPLNEAYKVDVNPFEKTMKCSVHDAFFSIEDGVCIEGPCINDELEIVSIEIDEKSDIYLA